In one Aromatoleum aromaticum EbN1 genomic region, the following are encoded:
- the rsmD gene encoding 16S rRNA (guanine(966)-N(2))-methyltransferase RsmD: protein MSRVRIVGGAWRSRLIDVAKVPGLRPTPDRVRETLFNWLGQDLTGLTCLDLFGGSGILGLEAASRGASRVTIIEHDARAFAALRQAARALDAEQVEVIRSDAVRFAQTAPEPFDVVFLDPPYNQGWLERLEPWLDRVLKPDGWLYAESETPVGGLGAWRTTKQGRAGQVHFHLLQGRQE, encoded by the coding sequence TTGAGCAGGGTGCGGATCGTCGGCGGGGCGTGGCGCTCGCGCCTCATCGACGTCGCGAAAGTCCCGGGATTGCGGCCGACTCCCGACCGTGTGCGCGAAACGCTGTTCAACTGGCTCGGCCAGGACCTCACCGGCCTGACGTGCCTCGACCTGTTCGGCGGCTCGGGCATCCTCGGCCTCGAAGCGGCTTCGCGCGGCGCGTCCCGCGTGACCATCATCGAGCACGACGCTCGCGCGTTTGCCGCATTGCGACAGGCGGCCAGGGCGCTCGACGCGGAGCAGGTAGAGGTGATCCGCAGCGATGCGGTAAGATTCGCGCAAACAGCGCCGGAACCGTTCGACGTGGTCTTCCTCGATCCACCCTACAATCAAGGCTGGCTTGAGCGGTTGGAACCCTGGCTCGACCGGGTTCTGAAGCCGGACGGATGGCTCTACGCGGAGTCGGAAACGCCGGTAGGCGGACTTGGCGCCTGGCGGACGACGAAGCAGGGTCGTGCCGGCCAGGTCCATTTCCATCTCTTGCAAGGGAGGCAAGAATGA
- a CDS encoding M16 family metallopeptidase: MNPTALIRKIAPARATLLALVAFASVGTAIAGPDIQHWTAPTGARVFFVESHALPLVDLQVTFAAGGALDPAGAAGVASLTRSLLDAGTENLNEQQIAERIADTGARIGGGTDKDMATLSVRTLSSEAEREAAIGLAARLLAKPTFPAEILERERARSIAGLRDALTRPDTLAARSFTRAIYGDHPYGRLVTVESLQRITRDQIEAFHQAHYTALAASVAIVGDVSREQAERIAVRLTEALPAGTPPAPLPPPQLPPRLIEHIEHPSAQAHILMGMPGISRDDPDYFPLVVGNYVLGGGGFVSRLTKEVREKRGFAYSVFSSFQPLRVAGPFEIGLQTRGSQAREARQVTQSVLDEFVAAGPSADELQAAKDNFINGFGLRLDSNRKILDYVSMIGFYGLPLDWLDTYPERAAEVTVEAVRDAFSRRIRDEHLVTVVAGGDGDVVANGERVPAARAEPSN; encoded by the coding sequence ATGAACCCCACCGCCCTGATCCGGAAGATCGCCCCTGCCCGCGCGACGCTGCTCGCACTGGTGGCCTTCGCAAGCGTCGGCACGGCGATCGCCGGCCCGGACATCCAGCACTGGACCGCCCCGACCGGCGCCCGCGTGTTTTTCGTCGAAAGCCACGCGCTGCCGCTTGTCGACTTGCAGGTCACGTTCGCTGCCGGCGGCGCGCTCGACCCGGCAGGCGCGGCCGGCGTCGCGAGCCTGACGCGCAGCCTGCTCGACGCCGGCACGGAAAACCTGAACGAACAGCAGATCGCCGAACGGATCGCCGACACGGGCGCGCGCATCGGCGGCGGCACCGACAAGGACATGGCGACGCTGTCGGTACGCACCCTGTCGAGCGAAGCCGAGCGCGAAGCGGCGATCGGGCTCGCCGCGCGGCTGCTCGCGAAGCCGACATTCCCGGCGGAGATCCTAGAACGCGAGCGCGCGCGCAGCATCGCCGGCCTGCGCGACGCGCTGACGCGCCCGGACACGCTCGCCGCGCGCAGCTTCACCCGCGCGATCTACGGCGATCACCCCTATGGCCGGCTCGTCACCGTCGAATCGCTGCAGCGGATCACGCGCGACCAGATCGAAGCGTTTCACCAGGCGCACTACACCGCGCTCGCGGCCAGTGTCGCCATCGTCGGCGACGTCAGCCGCGAGCAGGCCGAACGGATCGCGGTCCGCCTCACCGAGGCCCTGCCCGCCGGGACGCCGCCCGCCCCGCTGCCCCCGCCGCAGCTTCCGCCCCGACTGATCGAACATATCGAACATCCGTCCGCACAGGCCCACATCCTCATGGGGATGCCGGGAATCTCGCGCGACGACCCGGATTACTTCCCGCTGGTCGTCGGCAACTACGTCCTCGGCGGAGGCGGCTTTGTGTCTCGGCTGACGAAGGAAGTGCGCGAAAAACGCGGCTTCGCGTACAGCGTCTTCAGCTCGTTCCAGCCGCTGCGCGTCGCCGGGCCGTTCGAAATCGGACTGCAGACGCGCGGCAGCCAGGCCAGGGAAGCGCGGCAGGTGACGCAGTCGGTGCTCGACGAATTCGTCGCCGCCGGCCCGAGCGCCGACGAACTGCAGGCGGCCAAGGACAACTTCATCAACGGCTTCGGGCTGCGGCTCGACTCGAACCGCAAGATCCTCGACTACGTGTCGATGATCGGCTTCTACGGCCTGCCGCTGGACTGGCTCGACACCTATCCGGAGCGCGCCGCCGAAGTCACCGTCGAGGCCGTGCGCGACGCTTTCTCGCGCCGCATTCGCGATGAACACCTGGTGACGGTGGTCGCTGGCGGCGACGGCGACGTGGTCGCGAACGGCGAACGTGTGCCGGCGGCCAGGGCGGAACCTTCCAATTGA
- the mutM gene encoding bifunctional DNA-formamidopyrimidine glycosylase/DNA-(apurinic or apyrimidinic site) lyase, which yields MPELPEVEITCRGIRPLVAGRTLTALEVRNPRLRQPVPADLAQTLVGERLQGVRRRAKYLLLDFPHGSVLVHLGMSGSLRVVSADEPAGVHDHVDLVFGAEALRLRDPRRFGLVLWHAGDGLSHPLLAALGREPLERGFTGAWLHEATRGVRLSIKQTLMDAHRVVGVGNIYASESLFRARIHPLAPAGAIGPQRLARLVASVRETLLAAIDAGGSTLRDFVGGDGRAGYFQQQYFVYGREGLACRVCATPVRRVVIGQRSTFFCPRCQRR from the coding sequence ATGCCGGAATTGCCGGAGGTGGAAATCACGTGCCGCGGCATTCGCCCGCTCGTCGCCGGGCGGACCCTGACTGCGCTCGAAGTGCGCAATCCGCGGTTGCGCCAGCCAGTGCCCGCGGATCTCGCGCAGACGCTCGTCGGCGAGCGACTGCAGGGCGTGCGGCGCCGTGCGAAATACCTTCTGCTGGATTTTCCGCACGGCAGCGTCCTCGTGCATCTTGGCATGTCCGGCAGCCTCAGGGTGGTGTCGGCCGACGAGCCCGCGGGCGTGCACGATCACGTCGACCTGGTGTTCGGTGCCGAGGCGCTGCGGCTGCGCGATCCGCGCCGGTTCGGCCTCGTGCTGTGGCATGCGGGCGACGGCTTGTCCCACCCGCTGCTCGCGGCGCTCGGGCGCGAGCCGCTCGAGCGCGGTTTTACCGGCGCCTGGCTGCATGAAGCGACGCGTGGAGTGCGGCTCTCGATCAAGCAGACGCTGATGGATGCGCACCGTGTCGTCGGAGTCGGCAACATCTACGCGTCCGAGAGCCTGTTCCGCGCCCGCATCCATCCGCTCGCACCGGCCGGCGCGATCGGGCCGCAGCGCCTTGCGCGCCTTGTCGCGTCGGTGCGCGAAACGCTGCTCGCGGCGATCGACGCCGGGGGCAGCACGTTGCGGGACTTCGTCGGTGGGGACGGGCGCGCCGGGTATTTCCAGCAGCAGTACTTCGTGTACGGGCGTGAAGGCCTGGCGTGCCGGGTATGCGCAACGCCCGTTCGTCGTGTCGTGATCGGCCAGCGCTCGACTTTTTTCTGCCCGCGCTGCCAGCGGCGCTGA
- a CDS encoding dynamin family protein, which translates to MTLVDQFSAYSQWRAAASSAVGRLRQWLSHSEIGDAQGDLRLQCVLERLRDDKLTVAFVAEFSRGKSELINALFFSGYGDRVLPSSAGRTTMCPTELQWSADACPEIRLLPIRTRATHANVSELKRFPQEWLVLPLDVGSVGSLQQGFSRVGDTERVSPTEARQLGFEVDPASADGLKAGLDGLVEIPSWRHVVVQFPHPLLEQGLVVLDTPGLNAIGAEPELTLSLLPNAHAVLFILAADTGVTHSDLAVWREYVRGGPGGGRRGGLVVLNKIDGLWDGLRDEARIDEEIDRQLRSVAGALGVPAESVFPVSAQKGLVARIHDDEALLERSRLGALERALGEELLPTKQEIVRDGALGETDDLILQARELLGARLSGLREQLHELTDLRGKNQSVIEYMMRKIRTEKTEFEEGLQKYYAVRSVFSNLTNNLLAHLGMDMLRDETRRTREAMLESTFSKGLSAAMEGFFENLRGSLARSAGEIAEITRMLDSMYKRFSVEHGLKLAAPEAFSTLRYERELERLEAAFNRQINTALTLVTTEKHTLTQRFFETVAVEARRTFEVANRDVERWLRAVMSPLETQVREYQLQLKRRLESVKRIHQATDTLEERIAELEQAEVAMLAQLDELAGLEATIRTILGAPVLPVSAQSGGPVPCAA; encoded by the coding sequence ATGACCCTGGTTGACCAATTCTCGGCTTACAGCCAGTGGCGGGCCGCAGCCTCGTCTGCTGTCGGCCGCTTGCGCCAATGGCTGTCGCACAGCGAGATCGGCGATGCGCAGGGCGACCTGCGGCTGCAGTGTGTGCTCGAACGCCTGCGCGACGACAAGCTCACCGTCGCTTTCGTCGCCGAGTTCTCGCGGGGCAAGTCGGAACTGATCAACGCGCTTTTTTTCTCCGGCTATGGCGACCGCGTGCTGCCGTCGAGCGCCGGCCGCACGACGATGTGCCCGACCGAACTGCAATGGAGCGCGGATGCATGCCCCGAGATCCGTCTGCTGCCGATCCGTACCCGGGCGACGCACGCGAACGTCAGCGAGCTCAAGCGGTTCCCGCAGGAATGGCTCGTGCTGCCGCTCGACGTCGGCTCGGTCGGCAGTCTGCAGCAGGGATTCTCGCGGGTCGGCGACACCGAGCGGGTGTCGCCCACCGAGGCACGGCAGCTGGGCTTCGAAGTCGATCCGGCCAGCGCGGACGGGCTCAAGGCCGGCCTCGACGGCCTCGTCGAAATCCCGAGCTGGCGGCACGTCGTGGTCCAGTTTCCGCACCCGCTGCTCGAACAGGGGCTGGTCGTGCTCGACACGCCGGGCCTCAACGCGATCGGTGCGGAGCCCGAGCTCACGCTGTCGCTGCTGCCGAATGCGCACGCGGTGCTGTTCATCCTCGCAGCCGATACCGGCGTCACGCACAGCGACCTCGCGGTGTGGCGCGAATACGTGCGCGGCGGCCCGGGCGGAGGGAGGAGGGGAGGACTCGTCGTGCTGAACAAGATCGATGGTCTGTGGGACGGTCTGCGCGACGAGGCCCGCATCGACGAGGAAATCGACCGGCAACTGCGCTCGGTCGCGGGCGCGCTGGGAGTGCCTGCGGAAAGTGTCTTCCCGGTGTCGGCACAGAAAGGGCTGGTCGCGCGGATCCACGATGACGAAGCGCTGCTCGAACGCAGTCGCCTCGGCGCGCTGGAGCGCGCGCTCGGCGAGGAGCTGCTGCCGACGAAGCAGGAAATCGTCCGCGATGGTGCGCTCGGCGAAACCGACGACCTGATCCTGCAGGCGCGCGAACTCCTCGGCGCGCGGCTTTCCGGGCTGCGCGAGCAATTGCACGAGCTCACCGATCTGCGGGGCAAGAACCAGAGCGTCATCGAATACATGATGCGCAAGATCCGCACGGAAAAAACCGAGTTCGAGGAAGGGCTGCAGAAGTACTACGCAGTGCGCAGCGTGTTCTCGAACCTGACGAACAACCTGCTCGCCCACCTGGGCATGGACATGTTGCGCGACGAGACGCGCCGCACCCGCGAAGCCATGCTGGAATCCACGTTCTCGAAAGGCCTGAGCGCGGCGATGGAAGGTTTCTTCGAAAACCTGCGCGGCAGCCTGGCGCGATCGGCGGGCGAGATCGCCGAGATCACGCGCATGCTCGACAGCATGTACAAGCGTTTCAGCGTCGAGCACGGACTCAAGCTGGCCGCGCCCGAAGCGTTTTCGACATTGCGTTACGAGCGCGAACTCGAACGGCTCGAAGCGGCTTTCAATCGCCAGATCAACACGGCGCTCACGCTCGTGACGACCGAAAAGCACACCTTGACGCAGCGATTCTTCGAAACGGTCGCAGTCGAGGCGCGGCGCACGTTCGAAGTCGCCAACCGGGACGTCGAGCGCTGGCTGCGCGCAGTGATGTCGCCGCTCGAGACGCAGGTGCGGGAATACCAACTCCAGCTCAAGCGCCGGCTCGAAAGCGTCAAGCGCATCCACCAGGCGACCGACACGCTCGAAGAGCGGATCGCCGAACTCGAACAGGCCGAAGTCGCGATGCTTGCGCAGCTCGATGAACTGGCGGGGCTCGAGGCAACGATCCGGACGATACTCGGCGCGCCGGTGTTGCCGGTGTCTGCCCAGTCCGGGGGGCCGGTTCCCTGCGCCGCCTGA
- the coaD gene encoding pantetheine-phosphate adenylyltransferase, with protein MKEGVAIYPGTFDPFTRGHEDLVRRASLLFNKVVVAVAESHGKAPIFTLAERVEIARDVLAPFPNVEVTGFDGLLMDFLRQRDARLILRGLRAVSDFEYEFQMAGMNRKLFPDVETVFLTPAEEYMFISATMVREIARLGGDVSKFVQPAVNERLLQKVSLKR; from the coding sequence ATGAAGGAAGGGGTCGCTATTTATCCGGGAACGTTCGATCCGTTCACCCGGGGCCACGAGGATCTGGTGCGTCGCGCGTCGCTGCTGTTCAACAAAGTCGTCGTCGCGGTGGCCGAGAGCCACGGGAAAGCACCGATCTTCACGCTCGCCGAACGCGTCGAGATCGCCCGCGACGTGCTGGCGCCGTTCCCGAACGTCGAAGTCACCGGCTTCGACGGGCTGCTGATGGATTTCCTGCGGCAGCGCGACGCACGGCTGATCCTGCGCGGACTGCGTGCGGTGTCGGACTTCGAGTACGAATTCCAGATGGCCGGGATGAACCGGAAGCTGTTTCCCGACGTCGAAACGGTGTTCCTGACGCCGGCCGAAGAATACATGTTCATCTCGGCGACGATGGTGCGTGAAATCGCCCGCCTGGGCGGCGATGTCAGCAAGTTCGTGCAGCCTGCCGTAAATGAACGGTTGCTGCAGAAAGTGTCTTTGAAGCGATAG
- a CDS encoding M16 family metallopeptidase: MFRQNFPRIALLAAALFATAGPLHANPFETTLDNGMQVIVKEDRRAPSVVHMVWYDVGAMDEPAGVSGIAHLLEHMMFKGTEKVGPGEFNKRVAAVGGRDNAFTSRDYTAYFQQIPPAELDDMMMLEADRMANLKITPSLFAPELDVVREERRLRTEDEPRALVHEQLMATTFQAHPYGRPVIGWMTDLASMTAEDARTWHRNWYAPNNARLVVVGDVDHQAVFDLARRHYGAVAARDLPKRRVTPEPEQLGPRQSVVRAPAELPYVALAWRAPTLRDPANDRDVYALQVLAAVLDGYDGARLPRRLVRETRVAVSVGAGYDGTARGPSLFTLDAAPAVGKTVADVAAALRDEIARIQKEGIAEDELERVKTQTIAGEVYKRDSLMGQAMEIGFLEASGLSWRDEAALLEGVRRVTAAEVQAVARKYFTDTTLTRAQLDPLPVPAGQPRPAAPATRH; the protein is encoded by the coding sequence ATGTTTCGCCAGAACTTTCCCCGCATCGCCCTGCTTGCCGCCGCGCTGTTCGCCACAGCGGGGCCGCTCCATGCTAATCCGTTCGAGACGACTCTCGACAACGGCATGCAAGTCATCGTCAAGGAAGACCGCCGCGCTCCGTCGGTGGTTCATATGGTGTGGTACGACGTCGGCGCGATGGACGAACCGGCAGGCGTCTCCGGCATCGCGCACCTGCTCGAACACATGATGTTCAAAGGCACGGAGAAAGTCGGCCCGGGCGAGTTCAACAAGCGCGTCGCCGCGGTCGGCGGGCGCGACAACGCGTTCACGTCGCGCGATTACACGGCCTATTTCCAGCAGATCCCGCCGGCCGAGCTGGACGACATGATGATGCTCGAAGCCGACCGGATGGCGAACCTGAAGATCACGCCTTCGCTGTTCGCACCGGAGCTCGACGTCGTGCGGGAGGAACGGCGCCTGCGCACCGAAGACGAGCCGCGCGCGCTGGTGCATGAACAGCTGATGGCCACGACGTTCCAGGCCCACCCGTATGGCCGTCCGGTGATCGGCTGGATGACCGACCTCGCCTCGATGACGGCCGAGGACGCGCGCACCTGGCACCGGAACTGGTACGCGCCGAACAACGCGCGCCTCGTCGTCGTCGGCGACGTCGACCACCAGGCGGTGTTCGACCTCGCCCGCCGCCACTACGGCGCGGTGGCCGCGCGCGACCTGCCGAAGCGCCGCGTCACGCCCGAACCGGAGCAGCTCGGCCCGCGCCAGAGCGTCGTCAGGGCGCCTGCCGAACTGCCGTACGTCGCGCTGGCATGGCGTGCGCCGACGCTGCGCGATCCGGCGAACGACCGTGACGTGTATGCGCTGCAGGTGCTCGCGGCGGTGCTCGACGGCTATGACGGCGCGCGCCTGCCACGCCGGCTGGTGCGCGAGACGCGCGTCGCGGTGTCGGTCGGCGCCGGCTACGACGGCACGGCACGCGGCCCGTCGCTGTTCACGCTCGACGCCGCTCCCGCAGTGGGTAAGACCGTGGCCGACGTCGCCGCGGCGCTGCGCGACGAGATCGCGCGCATCCAGAAGGAAGGGATCGCCGAGGACGAGCTCGAGCGGGTGAAGACGCAGACCATCGCCGGCGAAGTCTACAAGCGCGATTCCTTGATGGGGCAGGCGATGGAGATCGGCTTCCTCGAGGCGAGCGGCCTGTCGTGGCGCGACGAGGCGGCGCTGCTCGAAGGCGTTCGGCGCGTCACCGCCGCGGAGGTCCAGGCGGTCGCGCGCAAATATTTCACCGACACCACGCTGACCCGGGCACAGCTCGACCCGCTGCCCGTTCCTGCCGGACAGCCTCGCCCCGCGGCGCCGGCGACGAGGCACTAG
- the ftsY gene encoding signal recognition particle-docking protein FtsY, translating into MFGFLRKKPAKPDAVEDKAQPDEIPAAEPALDQAEPVAEAVQPAPPAEVGPDLEASLEAPFETPVPLGAEIAKPGAKRSWSERLKAGLSRTRQQLGGGLASLFGRRKIDEELLEELEATLLMADCGVEATQHLLGELRKRWKRDRLETADQLQKALADELHAILLPLEEPLDVSGHSPYIIMIAGVNGSGKTTSIGKLAKYFQAQGRSVLLAAGDTFRAAAREQLMTWGERNNVTVIAQDGGDSAAVIFDAINAAKARRIDVVLADTAGRLPTQLHLMDEIAKVKRVIAKASPSGPHEVLLVLDANIGQNALAQVKAFDSAIGVTGLVVTKLDGTAKGGVVAAIARQYPRPLRFIGVGEGIDDLQPFKAREFVDALFDTNGAGSAA; encoded by the coding sequence ATGTTTGGTTTCCTGAGAAAAAAGCCCGCGAAGCCCGATGCAGTGGAAGACAAGGCGCAGCCGGACGAGATCCCGGCCGCGGAGCCTGCGCTCGATCAGGCCGAACCGGTCGCCGAAGCGGTGCAGCCGGCACCTCCTGCCGAGGTCGGTCCCGATCTTGAAGCTTCCCTCGAAGCTCCTTTTGAAACTCCCGTTCCGCTCGGCGCGGAGATCGCGAAGCCGGGCGCGAAACGTTCGTGGTCCGAGCGGCTCAAGGCGGGACTCAGCCGCACCCGTCAGCAGCTTGGCGGGGGGCTCGCGAGCCTTTTCGGCCGGCGCAAGATCGACGAGGAACTGCTCGAGGAGCTCGAAGCGACGCTGCTGATGGCCGACTGCGGCGTCGAGGCGACGCAGCACCTGCTCGGCGAACTGCGCAAGCGCTGGAAGCGCGACCGGCTCGAGACTGCCGACCAGCTGCAGAAGGCGCTCGCCGACGAGCTGCACGCGATCCTGCTGCCGCTCGAGGAACCGCTCGACGTGTCCGGCCACAGCCCCTACATCATCATGATCGCCGGCGTGAACGGCTCGGGCAAGACGACTTCGATCGGCAAGCTCGCGAAATATTTCCAGGCGCAGGGCAGGAGCGTGCTGCTCGCCGCCGGCGACACGTTCCGCGCCGCGGCGCGCGAACAGCTGATGACGTGGGGCGAGCGCAACAACGTCACGGTCATCGCGCAGGACGGGGGCGACTCGGCGGCGGTGATCTTCGACGCGATCAACGCGGCCAAGGCACGCCGCATCGATGTCGTGCTCGCCGATACTGCGGGCCGGCTGCCGACGCAGCTGCACCTGATGGACGAGATCGCGAAAGTCAAACGGGTCATCGCGAAAGCTTCCCCGAGCGGGCCGCACGAAGTGCTGCTCGTTCTCGACGCCAACATCGGCCAGAACGCGCTGGCGCAGGTGAAGGCTTTCGACAGCGCGATCGGCGTCACCGGCCTCGTCGTCACGAAGCTCGACGGCACTGCGAAAGGCGGTGTCGTCGCGGCGATCGCACGCCAGTACCCGCGGCCGCTGCGCTTCATCGGCGTCGGCGAAGGAATCGACGACCTGCAGCCGTTCAAGGCGCGCGAGTTCGTCGACGCGCTGTTCGACACGAATGGAGCCGGCAGCGCGGCATGA
- a CDS encoding ATP-binding cassette domain-containing protein, which translates to MIVFEEVVKRYPGGYTALAGVSFEIPAGELTVLSGHSGAGKSTLLKLIAAIERPTSGTVRISGQDVSGLRRRAIPYLRRSLGLVLQESRLLYDRNVFDNVMLPLVITGHPPRDAAKRVAAALDRVGLAGREREMPAGLSGGEQQRVAIARAIVNRPSILIADEPTAHLDTAYAAEIATLFKSFNAAGVTVLVSTHDDRLFARHQPRRIVLGKGLLIEAAA; encoded by the coding sequence ATGATCGTCTTCGAAGAGGTCGTGAAGCGTTATCCCGGCGGCTACACCGCACTCGCCGGCGTGAGCTTCGAGATCCCTGCCGGCGAACTCACGGTGCTGTCCGGCCACTCCGGTGCGGGCAAGAGCACGCTGCTGAAACTGATCGCCGCGATCGAGCGCCCGACTTCGGGTACGGTGCGCATCAGCGGCCAGGACGTGTCCGGCCTGCGGCGGCGCGCGATTCCGTACCTGCGCCGCAGTCTCGGGCTGGTGCTGCAGGAAAGCCGGCTGCTGTACGACCGCAACGTGTTCGACAACGTGATGCTGCCGCTGGTGATCACCGGCCACCCGCCGCGTGATGCCGCAAAGCGCGTTGCCGCTGCGCTCGACCGCGTCGGCCTCGCAGGGCGCGAGCGCGAAATGCCGGCCGGGCTGTCCGGCGGCGAGCAGCAGCGGGTCGCGATCGCGCGGGCGATCGTCAACCGGCCTTCGATCCTGATCGCCGACGAGCCGACCGCGCACCTCGACACCGCCTACGCCGCCGAGATCGCGACCCTTTTCAAGTCCTTCAACGCGGCGGGCGTCACGGTGCTGGTGTCGACCCATGACGACCGCCTGTTCGCCAGGCACCAGCCGCGCCGGATCGTGCTCGGCAAAGGCCTGCTGATCGAGGCCGCTGCATGA
- the ftsX gene encoding permease-like cell division protein FtsX: MINWFSLHLRAFALALRRLVAQPLGTLLSALVVGIALSLPAAGYLLLDNVASLARGVSGTPEISVFMAQDASDADIAAIETRLRADGELAGHRHVPKDEALRQLEHSGLGDVLGGLTSNPLPDAFIVTPGSDDPAAYEALHARFAAWPEVAHVQLDSAWVKRLHALLGLGQSAVLLLAGLLGFALAIVTFNTIRLQILTQRHEIDVSRLLGATDPFIRRPFYWFGTLQGLLGGGVALATVWATVQALRGPVASLAETYGALFTLSGPGLQESAAILGFAAFLGWLGSAISVRRHLAERLT, encoded by the coding sequence ATGATCAACTGGTTCTCGCTGCATCTGCGCGCGTTCGCGCTGGCGCTGCGGCGCCTCGTCGCGCAACCGCTCGGAACGCTGCTGTCGGCGCTCGTCGTCGGCATCGCGCTGTCGCTGCCGGCGGCCGGCTACCTGCTCCTCGACAACGTCGCGTCGCTCGCACGCGGCGTCTCCGGGACGCCCGAGATCAGCGTGTTCATGGCGCAGGATGCGTCCGACGCCGACATCGCCGCGATCGAGACGCGGCTGCGGGCCGACGGCGAACTCGCCGGCCACCGCCATGTGCCCAAGGACGAAGCGCTGCGGCAACTCGAGCACAGCGGCTTGGGCGACGTGCTCGGCGGCCTGACGTCGAACCCCCTGCCCGACGCGTTCATCGTCACGCCTGGCAGCGACGATCCGGCTGCGTACGAGGCGCTGCACGCGCGCTTTGCCGCATGGCCGGAAGTCGCCCACGTGCAGCTCGATTCGGCGTGGGTCAAGCGCCTGCATGCGCTGCTCGGGCTCGGGCAGTCCGCAGTGCTGCTGCTCGCCGGGCTGCTCGGCTTCGCGCTCGCCATCGTCACGTTCAACACGATCCGGCTGCAGATCCTCACGCAGCGCCACGAGATCGACGTCAGCCGCCTGCTTGGCGCGACCGATCCGTTCATTCGCCGCCCGTTCTACTGGTTCGGCACTCTGCAGGGCCTGCTCGGCGGCGGTGTCGCGCTGGCGACGGTGTGGGCAACGGTGCAGGCGCTGCGCGGGCCGGTCGCGAGCCTTGCCGAAACTTACGGCGCGTTGTTCACGCTGAGCGGGCCCGGCCTCCAGGAGAGTGCGGCGATCCTCGGCTTCGCCGCG
- a CDS encoding YfhL family 4Fe-4S dicluster ferredoxin has protein sequence MALMITDECINCDVCEPECPNGAIYQGDEIYEIDPNKCTECVGHFDEPQCQQVCPVDCIPMNPDVVETKEQLMEKFVRLTSQKV, from the coding sequence ATGGCTCTGATGATTACGGACGAATGCATCAACTGCGATGTATGCGAACCGGAATGTCCCAATGGCGCGATCTACCAGGGGGATGAAATTTACGAGATCGACCCGAACAAATGTACCGAGTGCGTCGGCCATTTCGACGAACCGCAGTGCCAGCAGGTCTGTCCGGTCGACTGCATCCCGATGAATCCGGATGTGGTCGAAACGAAGGAACAACTGATGGAGAAGTTCGTCCGCCTGACCAGCCAGAAGGTCTGA